A stretch of the Metopolophium dirhodum isolate CAU chromosome 8, ASM1992520v1, whole genome shotgun sequence genome encodes the following:
- the LOC132950758 gene encoding acetyl-coenzyme A transporter 1-like: MSKVKPRKAMVFEDKLDNFSLKQKKHGLQVSKAVPCTIGDRLNIAILLFLYTLQGVPLGLSAAIPIIMQKKHITYKEQAQFSFSTWPFSLKLLWAPIIDSIFWPKFGRRKTWLVPVQYLIGFFLLFLAMNINDWLVFTEDPNTTFLTLMFFCLNFLAATQDIAVDGWALTMLRKENVGYASTCNSVGQTIGAFLGYVVFITLESPTFCNKWIRFTESTEGLITLQGFLYFWGYTFMIATTLVAIFKHENNESSEHDSHDLNLYQTYKLLGDIMKLPSVKTLSIILLTAKIGFSAIDVVSSLKIIDKGIPKDDIALIGLLSIPLQIIIPVLITKYTAGPKPMNIYLKSIPYRLLIGIVIVAIVYFTPYFIDQDGNVSMFYYILVLSSFLLHQLTMYSMFVAVMAFFARISDPLFGGTNMTLLNTLTNLGGAWANTAALWMTDFLTYKQCSINENNTCSTETEINACQTSDGKCEITIDGFYLETFLCTIFGIVWYQYFSKIIRNLQSKDLKHWHVDAKKHSKL; the protein is encoded by the exons ATGAGTAAAGTCAAACCAAGAAAAGCTATGGTCTTCGAAGATAAGCTAGACAATTTTAGTCTAAAGCAAAAGAAACATGGTTTGCAAGTATCTAAAGCTGTACCTTGTACAATTGGTGATAGGCTAAACAtagcaattttgttatttttgtacacaTTACAAGGGGTACCACTCGGACTTTCAGCAgctataccaataataatgcAGAAGAAACATATAACATACAAAGAACAG gCCCAATTTAGCTTTTCTACATGGCCATTtagtttaaaactattatgGGCACCAATTATTGATTCTATATTTTGGCCAAAGTTTGGTAGAAGAAAAACCTGGCTTGTTCCTGTACAATACTTAATTG gtttttttctgttatttttggcAATGAACATCAATGATTGGCTAGTGTTTACAGAAGATCCAAACACTACATTTTTGacattaatgtttttttgtttgaatttcttAGCAGCTACACAAGATATTGCTGTTGATGGTTGGGCATTAACAATGTTAAGAAA aGAAAATGTTGGATATGCCTCAACATGTAATAGTGTAGGTCAGACAATAGGTGCTTTTCTTGGCTATGTTGTGTTCATAACATTAGAATCACCTACTTTTTGTAATAAATGGATACGATTTACTGAAAGTACCGAGGGTTTAATCACATTACAAG gttttttatatttctggggttatacatttatgattgcTACAACATTGGTAGCTATATTTAAACATGAAAACAACGAATCATCTGAACATGATAGtcatgatttaaatttatatcaaacaTATAAGCTTCTTGGAGATATTATGAAATTACCAAGCGTTAAAAccttatcaataatattacttactgctaag atAGGATTTAGTGCAATTGATGTTGTTTCTAGTTTAAAAATCATTGATAAAGGTATTCCTAAAGACGATATTGCTTTAATTGGACTGTTATCAATTCCACTCCAAATTATTATACCAGTATTGATAACCAAGTACACAGCCGGACCCAAAccaatgaatatatatttaaaatctataccGTACAg attattaattGGTATTGTCATTGTCGCCATTGTTTACTTTACACCATATTTTATTGATCAAGATGGTAATGTTTCAatgttctattatatattagtattgaGTTCATTTTTACTACATCag TTGACTATGTACTCAATGTTTGTGGCTGTGATGGCATTTTTTGCCCGTATAAGTGATCCATTATTTGGTGGCACTAATATGACTTTGTTAAATACATTAACAAATTTAGGAGGCGCTTGGGCTAATACTGCTGCATTATGGATGACTGATTTTTTGACATACAAACAATGTTCAATCAATGAAAATAACACATGTTCCACTGAAACAGAAATTAat GCTTGTCAAACATCAGATGGAAAGTGTGAAATTACAATTGATGGATTTTATTTAGAAACATTCCTTTGTACAATTTTTGGAATCGTGtggtatcaatatttttcaaaaattatacgtAACCTGCAATCTAAAGACCTGAAACATTGGCATGTTGATGctaaaaaacattcaaaattataa
- the LOC132950759 gene encoding nischarin-like — MSCYVQYCHECNIAICKAKTDTDGVTYYHIKVNVGDVTWSVQKRYNEFLELHKKLVNEHTVTKDILPGKKIIGNKEPNFIERRRVGLEIYLQTVLSFLQKSMPEELLEFLEFHKYDVILIVKKLAVEFFKNGDDYLLNDNGFNFNVLLLYAISERLKLPCPDSENNEYNFSHVLDFCSKFKYLAIKGGNHYVGTSNIIYNKLSFELSSFKNVKKFECYNIAYNMIYNLMTLRDTVRIITVYNSKLKTPEDILLSDNVHKEWSSDMDSSMIWNKVKVVDFSWNEILTLKSLTVLTPNVKTINLNGNLLNTIEDLSPLSYLSHLSLSSNNITEVLDLHTKLGNVICLNLSSNKISNLEAFSKLFSLEMLDLGSNLVEDIDQLEHLSGLQNMNYLVLSGNPVSTVVDYRIKVLGILKKRTSDFCLDNERPTQKELDTVAIMHAIKVAKEGKTLFDR; from the coding sequence ATGTCTtgttatgtacaatattgtcATGAATGTAACATTGCTATTTGTAAGGCCAAAACAGATACTGATGGggtaacatattatcatatcaaaGTAAATGTTGGCGATGTTACTTGGAGTGTACAAAAACGATACAATGAATTTTTGGAACTGCACAAAAAATTAGTGAACGAACATACTGTGACCAAAGACATACTgccaggaaaaaaaataattgggaaCAAGGAACCAAATTTCATTGAAAGACGTCGGGTTGGCTTGGAAATATATCTACAAACtgttttgtcatttttacaaAAGTCAATGCCTGAAGAATTATTAGAGTTTTTAGAATTCCACAAGtatgatgtaatattaattgtcaAGAAACTAGctgtagaattttttaaaaatggagATGATTACCTTTTGAACgataatggttttaattttaatgtattactattatatgcaATTAGTGAAAGATTAAAATTACCTTGTCCGGATAGTGAAAATAACGAGTATAATTTCAGCCATGTATTAGATTTTTgttcaaagtttaaatatttagcaATTAAAGGAGGAAATCATTATGTTGGtacaagtaatataatttacaataaattaagttttgagCTATCATCTTTTAAGAATGtgaaaaaatttgaatgttataatattgcctataatatgatatacaatttGATGACATTACGGGATACAGTACGTATAATTACAGTATACAATTCAAAGCTTAAAACTCCTGAAGATATTTTACTAAGTGATAATGTTCATAAAGAATGGTCCTCTGACATGGATTCTAGTATGATTTGGAATAAAGTAAAAGTAGTTGATTTCAGTTGGAATGAAATACTAACATTAAAAAGTCTCACAGTTTTAACTCCAAacgttaaaacaataaatttaaatggaaaTTTATTGAATACTATTGAAGATTTGTCACCTCTTAGTTATCTCAGTCACTTATCACTatcaagtaataatattactgaagTACTCGACCTTCATACAAAACTTGGAAATGTTATATGTTTAAATCTGTCTTCAAATAAAATTTCTAATTTGGaagcattttcaaaattattttcactagaAATGTTGGACTTGGGCTCAAACTTAGTTGAAGATATAGATCAGTTAGAACACTTGAGTGGgttacaaaatatgaattatttagttttgtcTGGAAATCCTGTATCTACTGTAGTTGATTATAGAATTAAGGTACTAGGGATACTGAAAAAAAGAACTTCAGATTTTTGTTTAGACAATGAGCGACCCACTCAAAAAGAGCTAGATACTGTGGCAATAATGCATGCAATAAAGGTCGCCAAAGAaggaaaaacattatttgatagATGA
- the LOC132950983 gene encoding uncharacterized protein LOC132950983 — protein MTSPFYQGPLEYLVGEETVFGGLVFANIVFLQNYSPYMRRSSVIAIDGTFAVLPRIPGDMEQLVTIHVLLDNISIPVVYAILNQRTELVYSRLWQFLRYDLSFDLLNWHGLQVITDYETALRNATRRVLPESQLIGCCFHFNQCIVRFIQTHNLMVLVRNNPHIATIVRMIMALPHLPPERIEDYPENFHILGGFLEVQRLARDMNVAENITELFHYFQNYWMNTIGPHGFSVYGVNIRTNNYIESFHSTIQTTIGRHPPIWTFYDRLRLVERRVRRETQQIINGHQVRRAILTSRDTNNQLLTAALQNVRNGRYDISAFLRRVAHSASGYWDQQIGHLPTDEQLNDQPPNALVLRPLQPPNALVLRPLQPPQCQSGRIMRGAGRGKHQARVQSAVRPPVLHAARGQRRRGRPNTSRRLPPHQRLNEEAMEDNIMEVLPEPEIEVVHFEVVEALTAENEHLEDENFEIVVVGTDAEELNIINLEDQTLPQILGEEYDRCFVCWQRRAVVVGINIVLPCGHGWCCDVCARRLSKCPVCRAEYPRTLNINIMLTSFNNDSWIRNINSLLDPTGSNCICCGRAYRDAQNGSRYVYLYCGHGWRCMDCTISLPYNCEVCDDTVDGVAQMFIS, from the exons ATGACCAGTCCATTCTATCAAGGCCCTCTAGAGTACCTAGTTGGTGAAGAAACTGTGTTTGGTGGATTGGTTTTTgccaatattgtatttttacaaaattattcacCATACATGAGGCGATCATCAGTAATAGCTATTGATGGAACATTTGCTGTGCTTCCAAGAATTCCAGGAGACATGGAACAATTGGTTACCATTCATGTACTTCTAGAcaacata tCTATTCCAGTAGTATATGCAATACTGAACCAAAGGACTGAACTTGTATATTCAAGATTGTGGCAATTTCTAAGATATGACCTttcttttgatttattaaattggCATGGGCTACAGGTCATAACAGACTACGAGACTGCTCTTAGAAATGCAACAAGAAGAGTTTTACCCGAAAGTCAGTTGATAGGGTGCTGCTTTCATTTTAATCAG tgcatAGTGCGATTTATTCAAACGCACAACTTGATGGTATTAGTGCGCAATAACCCACACATAGCAACTATAGTCAGAATG ATCATGGCATTGCCACACCTGCCACCAGAGAGAATTGAAGATTACCCCGAAAATTTCCATATTCTTGGTGGGTTCTTGGAAGTACAAAGGTTAGCCAGGGACATGAATGTAGCTGAAAATATCACAGAGCTTTTCCACTACTTCCAGAATTATTGGATGAATACAATTGGACCACATGGTTTCTCTGTATATGGTGTCAATATCAGaaccaataattatattgaaagcTTCCATAGCACCATTCAGACAACAATTGGCAGACATCCACCGATTTGGACCTTCTATG ATCGATTACGATTGGTAGAAAGGAGAGTAAGGAGAGAAACACAGCAGATTATAAATGGCCAccag GTTCGGAGAGCAATATTAACAAGTAGAGACACCAATAACCAATTACTAACTGCTGCACTTCAAAATGTCAGAAATGGCCGATACGACATTTCAGCATTCCTTCGACGAGTTGCTCACTCTGCAAGTGGTTACTGGGATCAACAAATTGGCCATTTACCAACGG atgaGCAATTAAATGATCAACCACCAAATGCATTGGTACTTAGACCTCTTCAACCACCAAATGCATTGGTACTTAGACCTCTTCAACCACCACAATGCCAGTCAGGACGTATAATGCGTGGTGCTGGAAGGGGCAAACATCAAGCCCGGGTACAATCTGCTGTTCGACCCCCTGTTTTACATGCAGCAAGAGGCCAGAGACGCCGAGGACGTCCCAATACTAGCAGAAGGCTCCCTCCTCATCAGAGATTAAATGAAGAAGCAATGGAAG acAACATAATGGAAGTTCTACCGGAACCAGAAATCGaag TTGTGCATTTTGAAGTAGTTGAAGCACTTACAGCTGAAAATGAACATTTAG AGGATGAAAATTTTGAGATCGTGGTGGTTGGAACAGATGCTGAAGAATTGAACATCATCAATTTGGAGGATCAGACATTACCACAAATACTAG GCGAGGAATATGATCGTTGTTTTGTTTGTTGGCAACGCAGAGCTGTcgttgtaggtataaatattgttcTGCCATGTGGACACGGGTGGTGTTGTGATGTGTGTGCTCGGCGATTGTCCAAATGTCCCGTCTGCAGGGCAGAATATCCAAGAaccctaaatataaatattatgttgacaagTTTTAATAACG ACTCATGGATACGCAACATTAACAGCCTTTTAGACCCGACAGGCAGTAACTGCATTTGTTGTGGGAGGGCTTATAGGGACGCCCAAAATGGCTCAaggtatgtgtacctatattgtggaCATGGATGGAGGTGCATGGATTGTACAATCTCACTTCCATACAATTGTGAAGTATGTGATGATACTGTGGATGGTGTTGCACAAATGTTCATAAGCTGA